Within Vicinamibacteria bacterium, the genomic segment CGCCCGATGCCCGCGCCGCCCAGGCAGCGCAGGAAGCGTCGGGAGAACGATTGGGCTCCCGCCCGCTTTCGCCCGACCTCAATGTGGTGAAGAAGTCCAAGGGCCCGGTCATGACCGTAGTGGACGAGTTCTACAAGGTCGGGCCCGGGCCTTCGAGCTCGCATACGAT encodes:
- a CDS encoding L-serine ammonia-lyase; the encoded protein is MKIRTPENDDLLPELPADSTNANIDRRAFLIRNAVIGAAAVMTGTTWTPDARAAQAAQEASGERLGSRPLSPDLNVVKKSKGPVMTVVDEFYKVGPGPSSSHT